One window of the Corticium candelabrum chromosome 7, ooCorCand1.1, whole genome shotgun sequence genome contains the following:
- the LOC134181926 gene encoding carbohydrate sulfotransferase 15-like isoform X2 produces the protein MKSQLAYVALATSVAVAVIWYTRSDHWMATKLVDVNKVPKIMKSNKDFGLLLRRKASRKDLLARHLPQVYRTLPRSGYNESIKNPCWWVNTTFQYNFGKSYYSKKFMYAYTNMGVHWSYEKLETLLLQKKAPTLLCLPYFLLIGMPKCGTTDLYRRIVQHPQVIAPASKEPHWWSKRRNQVGGPTFLDYLFLFSMPAKMIRKDNHMVTGEGSASTLFYKSNDTISTAELFNLVLPQAKLLVILRNPVDRLYSEYLDFGCRKRGFQNCSSSDFHKRVTMAILAFKNCSHRENNLIKNCSNYAIRRDVGSERRP, from the exons ATGAAGTCTCAACTTGCCTACGTAGCGCTAGCTACATCAGTGGCCGTCGCTGTTATTTGGTACACTCGATCGGATCACTGGATGGCAACAAAACTTGTAG ATGTCAATAAAGTTCCAAAAATAATGAAGAGTAATAAAGATTTTGGCCTATTGCTTCGTCGGAAAGCTTCCCGGAAAGATTTATTAGCACGCCATCTTCCTCAA GTATATAGAACTTTACCACGTTCTGGTTATAATGAGTCAATCAAGAATCCCTGCTGGTGGGTCAATACAACATTTCAATATAACTTCGGCAAGTCATATTACTCAAAAAAATTTATgtatgcatacacaaacatggGAGTTCATTGGTCTTATGAGAAACTGGAAACATTACTGCTGCAAAAGAAAGCTCCCACTCTACTATGTCTACCTTACTTTCTTCTTATTGGAATGCCTAAGTGTGGAACAACTGATCTGTATCGACGCATTGTTCAGCATCCACAAGTGATTGCACCTGCCTCGAAAGAACCACATTGGTGGAGCAAGAGGAGGAATCAAGTTGGTGGACCAACATTTTTGGACTACTTGTTTCTCTTCAGTATGCCAGCTAAAATGATTCGTAAAGACAATCACATGGTGACAGGAGAGGGAAGTGCTTCCACATTGTTTTACAAAAGTAATGATACCATCTCAACTGCAGAACTATTCAATTTGGTTTTGCCTCAAGCAAAACTACTTGTCATACTCAGAAACCCTGTTGACAG GCTTTACTCAGAATATTTGGATTTTGGCTGCCGTAAGAGAGGCTTTCAGAATTGTTCAAGTAGTGACTTCCACAAGCGTGTGACGATGGCCATCCTTGCTTTTAAGAATTGTTCACATAGAGAGAACAATTTAATCAAGAACTGTAGCAACTATGCCATCAGA cgtgatgtcggatcagaaagaagaccgtaA
- the LOC134182254 gene encoding gramicidin S biosynthesis protein GrsT-like isoform X2 encodes MLHGHKQVDRGLLSLCSGSIERETVRILGTQLFVSSMGALLAFEIAKYLESEYHINPTHLFVSGSYHPTLSSSPSYLSDLSDVRFLEAIKKMGGIPEAVLNDEGMMRFFLPLFRADFALIDNYRKSLLGVDPFQVSKVTCPITAFNGDKDVRQERMQGWETFTKSTFTLHGLRGGHFYLLDKDNEKTIAKEISKVLCEDASSSL; translated from the exons ATGTTACACGGACATAAACAAGTTGATAGAGGACTTCTGTCGCTGTGTTCAGGATCGATTGAGAGAGAAACCGTTCGCATTTTGGGGACACAG TTGTTTGTGAGCAGTATGGGTGCACTGCTTGCTTTCGAAATTGCGAAGTACCTTGAGTCTGAATACCACATTAATCCTACTCATCTTTTTGTATCAGGTTCATATCATCCTACG CTGTCCAGTTCACCATCATATCTTTCTGACCTGTCTGATGTAAGGTTTCTTGAAGCTATTAAGAAAATGGGTGGAATTCCAGAGGCAGTTTTGAATGACGAGGGCATGATGCGCTTTTTCTTGCCTTTGTTTCGAGCAGACTTTGCTCTTATTGACAATTATCG GAAATCACTGTTGGGTGTTGATCCTTTTCAAGTTTCAAAAGTAACATGTCCAATCACCGCTTTCAATGGAGACAAAGATGTACGCCAAGAGAGAATGCAGG GCTGGGAGACATTTACTAAATCTACCTTTACTCTGCATGGATTGCGTGGTGGTCATTTCTACTTGCTGGATAAAGACAATGAAAAGACAATAGCTAAAGAGATTTCAAAAGTCCTATGCGAAGATGCTTCTTCAAGTCTTTGA
- the LOC134182254 gene encoding gramicidin S biosynthesis protein GrsT-like isoform X1: MADRWLNVKSIRPKAAERLFCFPWSGGGSNVYATKWTAHFPPSLEVCGVRLPGRETRQSERCYTDINKLIEDFCRCVQDRLREKPFAFWGHSMGALLAFEIAKYLESEYHINPTHLFVSGSYHPTLSSSPSYLSDLSDVRFLEAIKKMGGIPEAVLNDEGMMRFFLPLFRADFALIDNYRKSLLGVDPFQVSKVTCPITAFNGDKDVRQERMQGWETFTKSTFTLHGLRGGHFYLLDKDNEKTIAKEISKVLCEDASSSL, translated from the exons ATGGCTGATCGATGGTTGAACGTAAAATCTATTAGACCAAAAGCGGCGGAAAGGTTATTTTGTTTTCCCTGGAGCGGCGGAGGATCGAACGTCTACGCGACGAAATGGACTGCCCACTTTCCTCCGTCACTTGAAG TGTGTGGAGTAAGACTTCCTGGGCGAGAGACAAGGCAGTCAGAAAGATGTTACACGGACATAAACAAGTTGATAGAGGACTTCTGTCGCTGTGTTCAGGATCGATTGAGAGAGAAACCGTTCGCATTTTGGGGACACAG TATGGGTGCACTGCTTGCTTTCGAAATTGCGAAGTACCTTGAGTCTGAATACCACATTAATCCTACTCATCTTTTTGTATCAGGTTCATATCATCCTACG CTGTCCAGTTCACCATCATATCTTTCTGACCTGTCTGATGTAAGGTTTCTTGAAGCTATTAAGAAAATGGGTGGAATTCCAGAGGCAGTTTTGAATGACGAGGGCATGATGCGCTTTTTCTTGCCTTTGTTTCGAGCAGACTTTGCTCTTATTGACAATTATCG GAAATCACTGTTGGGTGTTGATCCTTTTCAAGTTTCAAAAGTAACATGTCCAATCACCGCTTTCAATGGAGACAAAGATGTACGCCAAGAGAGAATGCAGG GCTGGGAGACATTTACTAAATCTACCTTTACTCTGCATGGATTGCGTGGTGGTCATTTCTACTTGCTGGATAAAGACAATGAAAAGACAATAGCTAAAGAGATTTCAAAAGTCCTATGCGAAGATGCTTCTTCAAGTCTTTGA
- the LOC134181926 gene encoding carbohydrate sulfotransferase 15-like isoform X1, with protein sequence MKSQLAYVALATSVAVAVIWYTRSDHWMATKLVDVNKVPKIMKSNKDFGLLLRRKASRKDLLARHLPQVYRTLPRSGYNESIKNPCWWVNTTFQYNFGKSYYSKKFMYAYTNMGVHWSYEKLETLLLQKKAPTLLCLPYFLLIGMPKCGTTDLYRRIVQHPQVIAPASKEPHWWSKRRNQVGGPTFLDYLFLFSMPAKMIRKDNHMVTGEGSASTLFYKSNDTISTAELFNLVLPQAKLLVILRNPVDRLYSEYLDFGCRKRGFQNCSSSDFHKRVTMAILAFKNCSHRENNLIKNCSNYAIRLHLGIYHKHLQPWIKLYPLGKQLFILTTENYSNHLSANLNKVFHFLDLASVNATEMSRIVSLPIHNANTKVNVRVGPMLQDTRYILEQFYAPYNERLASLLQDDIFLWH encoded by the exons ATGAAGTCTCAACTTGCCTACGTAGCGCTAGCTACATCAGTGGCCGTCGCTGTTATTTGGTACACTCGATCGGATCACTGGATGGCAACAAAACTTGTAG ATGTCAATAAAGTTCCAAAAATAATGAAGAGTAATAAAGATTTTGGCCTATTGCTTCGTCGGAAAGCTTCCCGGAAAGATTTATTAGCACGCCATCTTCCTCAA GTATATAGAACTTTACCACGTTCTGGTTATAATGAGTCAATCAAGAATCCCTGCTGGTGGGTCAATACAACATTTCAATATAACTTCGGCAAGTCATATTACTCAAAAAAATTTATgtatgcatacacaaacatggGAGTTCATTGGTCTTATGAGAAACTGGAAACATTACTGCTGCAAAAGAAAGCTCCCACTCTACTATGTCTACCTTACTTTCTTCTTATTGGAATGCCTAAGTGTGGAACAACTGATCTGTATCGACGCATTGTTCAGCATCCACAAGTGATTGCACCTGCCTCGAAAGAACCACATTGGTGGAGCAAGAGGAGGAATCAAGTTGGTGGACCAACATTTTTGGACTACTTGTTTCTCTTCAGTATGCCAGCTAAAATGATTCGTAAAGACAATCACATGGTGACAGGAGAGGGAAGTGCTTCCACATTGTTTTACAAAAGTAATGATACCATCTCAACTGCAGAACTATTCAATTTGGTTTTGCCTCAAGCAAAACTACTTGTCATACTCAGAAACCCTGTTGACAG GCTTTACTCAGAATATTTGGATTTTGGCTGCCGTAAGAGAGGCTTTCAGAATTGTTCAAGTAGTGACTTCCACAAGCGTGTGACGATGGCCATCCTTGCTTTTAAGAATTGTTCACATAGAGAGAACAATTTAATCAAGAACTGTAGCAACTATGCCATCAGA TTACATCTTGGTATATACCATAAACACTTGCAGCCATGGATCAAACTGTACCCTCTCGGAAAACAACTATTTATCCTCACAACGGAGAACTACTCCAATCACCTATCTGCAAACCTCAACAAAGTATTTCACTTTCTTGATCTTG CATCTGTTAATGCAACAGAGATGTCTCGTATAGTGTCTCTACCAATACACAATGCCAACACGAAAGTTAACGTTAGAGTTGGCCCAATGCTTCAAGACACTAGATATATACTGGAACAATTTTACGCGCCGTATAATGAGAGACTAGCATCCCTTCTTCAAGATGATATATTTCTATGGCATTGA
- the LOC134181696 gene encoding LOW QUALITY PROTEIN: uncharacterized protein K02A2.6-like (The sequence of the model RefSeq protein was modified relative to this genomic sequence to represent the inferred CDS: inserted 1 base in 1 codon): protein MGDKAEDVLQTLGLNEEQKKDYKTVKQTMTSFFVKKRNIIYERAKFNQRVQFEGEPVDEFITSLYSLVEHCSYGELTNEMIRDRLVVELRDAKLSEQLQLDAELTLEKAMTKVTQSESVKKQQDVIRASAETTQVARVKSNQVWKDHKKLGSYTTARKFFQAEGRKRCHRCGKVPEHSKSQCPAKDCRCKKCGRMGHFAQMCKTEKVSEIHVSEKQYLGCITKEISSATNSSSKHEPWTVTLLVDKVPINFKIDTGADVNVLPENIARNVFGTRLKKSIRCLKGPNQKSLEVCGQIKCKLEKGSQSVKEELYVIKGLRKPLVELPTIKALKLITRVDQVDVDHEMIDKHPKLFSGLGVMKRKYKIELKENAQPYALSTPRRIPIPLLPKVKEELVRMEKDNVIQKVEEPTDWVVGMVVVSKQNGKVRICVDLTQLNKCVKRERHIMTSVDHVLAQLENAVVFSKLDANSGYWQIPLTQECAPLTXFITPFGRYFFKRLPFGITSAPEVFQKRISQILENLKGVICLMDDILVFGTNQQEHDRRLKAVLGRLQEAGVTLNKEKCLFSKRRIKFLGHVIDSHGISSDPDKVSAILNLKEPRNRTDIRSFLGMVNQQSKFVKGLATLTEPLRALLCGRNAWIWDDRQRKAVAEIKKRLSEASVLAVYNPERETRVASDASSVGLGAMIEQKQSNGIWRAIAYASRSLTPCERKYAQIEKESLASVWACEKFSCYLVGKTFTLLTDHKPLLTLFGRKELDELPPRIQRFRMRLMRYEYKIDYVPGKELGTADTLSRYPVDEPTEIDHEFVEIVETWVNQVMDHIPASDKRLEQVRQMQKEDWLCQQVRRFTDDGWPEKRNLHGELKKFAALSSEITVQRDILVRGSRLIIPDKLRREMIERIHEGHQGIVKCRERAKAAIWWPGMSKELREYVFSCPVCSREKDVIT from the exons ATGGGTGACAAGGCAGAGGATGTGCTGCAGACGTTAGGATTGAACGAGGAGCAGAAGAAAGACTACAAGACCGTAAAACAGACTATGACGAGCTTCTTTGTGAAGAAAAGGAATATAATTTACGAACGCGCGAAGTTTAATCAAAGAGTTCAATTTGAAGGTGAACCAGTGGATGAATTTATTACTTCGTTATACAGTTTGGTAGAACATTGTAGTTATGGAGAACTTACGAACGAAATGATTCGGGACAGATTGGTAGTTGAACTGAGAGATGCAAAGTTGTCAGAGCAACTTCAACTTGATGCGGAGTTAACGCTTGAAAAAGCAATGACAAAGGTAACACAATCGGAGTCAGTAAAGAAACAACAAGATGTAATTAGAGCTTCTGCTGAAACAACGCAAGTAGCTAGAGTAAAGTCTAATCAAGTTTGGAAGGACCATAAGAAACTAGGAAGTTACACAACGGCAAGGAAATTTTTCCAAGCGGAGGGTAGGAAACGCTGCCACAGATGTGGGAAAGTGCCAGAGCACAGCAAGAGTCAATGTCCTGCTAAAGACTGTAGATGTAAGAAGTGTGGTAGAATGGGTCATTTTGCTCAAATGTGCAAAACGGAAAAGGTTTCGGAAATACACGTATCAGAGAAACAGTATCTTGGTTGCATTACTAAGGAAATTTCGTCAGCAACAAATAGTAGTAGTAAACATGAGCCTTGGACGGTGACACTGTTAGTTGATAAAGTCCCAATAAATTTCAAGATTGACACCGGAGCAGATGTGAATGTTCTTCCTGAAAATATAGCTAGAAATGTTTTCGGAACAAGGTTGAAGAAGTCTATACGCTGTCTGAAAGGACCGAATCAGAAGTCACTAGAAGTATGTGGACagataaaatgtaaattagAAAAAGGAAGTCAGTCAGTTAAAGAGGAACTGTATGTCATTAAAGGTCTCAGGAAACCATTAGTAGAACTTCCCACGATAAAAGCTTTGAAACTAATCACGAGAGTTGATCAAGTAGATGTGGATCACGaaatgatagacaaacatCCGAAATTGTTTAGTGGGTTAGGAGTTATGAAGCGAAAGTATAAAATAGAGCTGAAAGAGAACGCACAACCATATGCTCTATCAACTCCAAGAAGAATTCCTATACCGTTATTGCCAAAGGTAAAAGAAGAATTAGTTAGGATGGAGAAAGATAATGTCATTCAAAAAGTGGAAGAGCCAACAGATTGGGTTGTAGGAATGGTTGTAGTATCTAAACAGAATGGAAAGGTGAGAATTTGTGTTGATTTAACTCAGTTGAACAAGTGTGTtaagagagagagacacatTATGACTAGTGTTGATCACGTGTTAGCTCAGTTGGAAAATGCTGTGGTATTTTCAAAACTTGACGCAAACTCAGGTTATTGGCAAATTCCATTGACACAAGAGTGTGCACCATTAA CATTCATCACACCATTTGGTAGATATTTTTTCAAACGTTTACCTTTTGGGATTacttcagctccagaagtatTTCAAAAGAGGATTTCACAaattttggagaacttgaaaGGGGTTATCTGTTTAATGGACGATATTTTGGTATTCGGTACTAATCAACAAGAACATGATCGTAGGTTGAAAGCGGTGTTAGGAAGATTGCAGGAAGCTGGAGTTACTTTGAACAAGGAAAAGTGTCTGTTCTCAAAACGAAGAATAAAATTCTTGGGTCATGTAATTGATTCACATGGAATTAGTTCAGATCCAGACAAAGTTTCAGCAATTCTGAATTTAAAGGAACCAAGAAACAGAACTGACATTAGGAGTTTTTTGGGAATGGTCAACCAACAAAGTAAGTTTGTAAAAGGATTAGCAACGTTGACTGAACCTCTCAGAGCATTATTGTGTGGTCGAAATGCTTGGATCTGGGATGATAGACAAAGGAAAGCGGTAGCAGAAATCAAGAAGAGATTAAGTGAAGCCTCCGTACTAGCAGTCTATAATCCAGAGAGAGAAACGAGAGTTGCTTCAGATGCTTCTTCGGTAGGACTAGGAGCAATGATTGAACAAAAACAGAGCAACGGAATTTGGAGAGCCATAGCATATGCATCACGTTCGTTAACACCGTGTGAAAGAAAATATGCTCAAATTGAAAAAGAATCTTTAGCTTCAGTGTGGGCTTGTGAAAAGTTTTCATGTTATCTTGTAGGCAAGACTTTCACGTTATTAACGGATCATAAACCGTTGTTGACTTTGTTCGGACGAAAAGAATTGGATGAACTACCACCACGGATTCAAAGATTTAGAATGAGACTGATGCGATATGAATACAAGATAGACTATGTACCAGGAAAAGAACTAGGAACGGCGGACACTCTTTCTAGGTATCCAGTTGATGAACCTACAGAGATTGATCACGAATTTGTAGAAATAGTCGAAACGTGGGTTAACCAAGTTATGGATCATATTCCTGCCAGTGATAAAAGATTAGAACAAGTTCGGCAAATGCAAAAAGAAGATTGGTTATGCCAACAAGTAAGAAGGTTTACAGATGATGGTTGGCCAGAGAAAAGAAATCTGCATGGAGAATTGAAGAAGTTTGCTGCATTGTCTTCGGAGATAACTGTGCAAAGAGATATATTGGTAAGAGGATCACGATTGATAATTCCCGACAAACTAAGAAGAGAAATGATTGAGAGAATTCATGAAGGACATCAAGGCATTGTAAAGTGTAGAGAAAGAGCTAAAGCTGCGATATGGTGGCCAGGTATGAGTAAGGAGCTAAGGGAGTATGTTTTTTCCTGTCCTGTATGTTCGAGAGAGAAAGACGTAATCACATAG
- the LOC134181697 gene encoding uncharacterized protein K02A2.6-like → MTSVHIINQLKAIFSRHGVPECVVSDNGTQYTSEEFNIFANEYGFNHVTSSPKYPKANGEAERAVKTVKTLLQKAKDPYLALLSYRTTPLSNGFSPSQLLMSRRLRSNLPMSVEQRKPEVPNMQLLRKREVDQKRKKKVTYDKRHKVQHLY, encoded by the coding sequence ATGACATCAGTTCATATCATCAATCAATTAAAAGCTATATTCTCTAGACATGGAGTTCCAGAATGTGTGGTTTCGGATAATGGGACACAGTATACATCTGaagaatttaatatatttgcaAACGAGTATGGATTTAATCACGTTACGTCAAGTCCAAAGTATCCAAAAGCCAATGGAGAAGCCGAAAGAGCGGTGAAAACAGTGAAGACGTTATTACAGAAAGCCAAGGATCCATATCTTGCATTACTGTCATATAGAACAACACCGTTAAGCAATGGATTTAGTCCTTCTCAATTGTTGATGTCAAGAAGGCTAAGGTCAAATTTACCTATGTCAGTGGAGCAAAGAAAACCTGAAGTTCCCAACATGCAACTTTTGAGGAAGAGAGAAGTAGatcagaagagaaagaagaaagtCACCTATGACAAACGTCATAAAGTGCAACATCTCTATTAg
- the LOC134182342 gene encoding uncharacterized protein LOC134182342 — MNRPTSWIRSRDSPHGLIAAGRLFWTLIASRSSSSSSSSSNSLVPLNKNPGVRPIGVCETVRRIIGKAVLSVVKSDVLSATGTLQLCAGQIAGCEAAIHAMQSLFEDDNTEAILLVDATNAFNSLNRQLALKNISSTCPAIHTVLLNTYQQPSPLFVGGEVLLSREGTTQGDPLAMAMYALATVPLLKKVQTEGSTQVWYADDAAAGGKIQAVKQWWEKLSIHGEKFGYFPNAKKSWLIVKPNCLEEAKRVFSKTAVNITSEGRKYLGAALGTENFCNGYLSDAILDWTRQIDKLASIAQSQPQAAHSALSHGLLGRWIFTARTNQNFKTFAGLLESSIQSQLIPAITGRSAPGELERKLFSLPARLGGLGITDPTSLSSEYLNSRKMTAPLVDFILNQEITLGDAPDQQDSLKKQIRKHKGLEIKTLADNVRDNLSHQHKRMFELANEKGASNWLTVLPLEDHGFSLHKSAFRDALCLRYGWVPPHMSESCPCGGKMSVEHAMSCPTGGFPTIRHNEIRDMFSHLLSDVCHDVETEPTLQSLSGETFSLRSSSRDDDARLDISARGFWGGRFEKTYFDVRVFNPNATSYTCFEVASCYRRQEQEKKRKYEERLRKVENASFTPIILSCTGGMSKLTTSFTKKLASMISEKKDTPYGSVINWLRCRLGFALLRASIMCIRGSRCKRYVRPENNILLATSEGHLASSA; from the coding sequence ATGAACAGACCGACCTCATGGATTCGAAGTAGAGACAGTCCTCATGGGTTGATTGCCGCCGGTCGCTTATTTTGGACACTGATTGCAAGccgtagtagtagtagtagtagtagtagtagtaatagtctTGTACCTCTgaacaaaaatcctggggtgagaccaattggtgtgtgtgagaCAGTTAGAAGAATTATTGGAAAGGCGGTTCTTTCTGTGGTCAAGTCTGACGTGCTCTCGGCAACCGGAACCTTGCAGCTTTGTGCAGGACAGATTGCTGGGTGTGAGGCTGCAATACATGCCATGCAGTCATTGTTTGAAGATGACAATACGGAAGCCATACTACTTGTAGATGCAACAAATGCCTTTAATAGCTTGAACCGTCAATTGGCTCTAAAGAACATCTCAAGCACTTGTCCAGCAATTCATACCGTATTGCTCAACACATATCAACAGCCTTCACCCCTATTCGTTGGTGGGGAAGTCTTGTTGTCGCGTGAGGGAACCACACAGGGAGATCCTCTCGCGATGGCAATGTACGCCTTGGCCACAGTACCTCTGCTGAAAAAAGTACAAACAGAAGGCAGCACCCAAGTCTGGTATGCCGATGATGCTGCAGCCGGAGGAAAGATACAAGCAGTCAAACAATGGTGGGAGAAACTCTCCATACATGGAGAAAAATTTGGATACTTTCCAAATGCCAAGAAATCCTGGTTGATCGTCAAACCGAATTGCCTTGAAGAAGCCAAACGTGTGTTCTCAAAAACGGCTGTGAACATCACCTCTGAAGGTCGAAAGTATTTAGGAGCTGCACTGGGAACTGAAAACTTCTGTAACGGCTATCTCAGTGATGCAATCTTAGACTGGACACGTCAGATTGACAAATTGGCTTCCATTGCCCAAAGTCAGCCACAAGCAGCTCATTCCGCATTAAGTCACGGTCTTCTGGGCAGGTGGATTTTTACTGCGAGAACAAATCAGAATTTCAAAACTTTTGCTGGGCTTTTAGAATCATCAATACAATCTCAACTGATTCCTGCTATAACTGGTCGTTCGGCCCCTGGAGAACTGGAAAGAAAACTCTTCTCCTTACCAGCCAGACTTGGTGGTCTGGGAATCACAGATCCAACTTCATTGTCTTCTGAATACTTAAACTCTCGAAAGATGACTGCACCGCTTGTTGACTTCATTTTGAATCAGGAGATCACTCTAGGAGATGCCCCAGATCAACAGGATTCTCTCAAAAAGCAAATTCGCAAGCACAAAGGGCTAGAAATCAAAACTCTTGCTGATAATGTTCGAGATAACCTCTCacaccaacataaaagaatgttCGAGTTAGCAAATGAAAAGGGGGCATCAAACTGGCTCACAGTGCTGCCATTGGAGGATCACGGCTTCTCATTACATAAGTCTGCATTCAGAGATGCTCTATGCCTCAGATATGGATGGGTCCCCCCTCATATGAGTGAATCTTGCCCTTGCGGTGGAAAAATGTCAGTGGAGCATGCTATGTCCTGCCCCACGGGAGGCTTTCCAACTATACGCCATAATGAAATCCGAGATATgttttctcatctgttgtctgatgtctgtcatgatgtggAAACGGAGCCCACGTTGCAATCACTAAGTGGAGAGACGTTCTCTTTACGTTCAAGCAGTcgagatgatgatgcaagaTTAGACATTTCGGCAAGAGGTTTTTGGGGAGGAAGATTTGAGAAGACATATTTTGATGTCCGGGTGTTTAACCCCAATGCCACCTCGTACACATGTtttgaagttgcatcatgctatagaagacaggaacaagagaagaaaaggaaatatgaagaaagactgagaaaagtagaaaatgcttcctttacacctattatcctttcttgcactggtggcatgagcaagcttacaacgtcatttaccaaaaagctggcctcaatgatatctgagaaaaaggacactccatacggtagcgtgatcaactggctaagatgtcgactcgggttcgcactcctaagagcttccataatgtgcatcaggggcagcaggtgcaaacgctacgtcaggccggaaaacaatattctcctggctacgtctgaggggcacctggcctcctcagcttag